The following proteins are co-located in the Vibrio azureus genome:
- the dacB gene encoding serine-type D-Ala-D-Ala carboxypeptidase → MRLRWPLFFIANLFSSTVLSYPHQEVLPNGARVSLVAQKLDSQTGLTDINPTDQLFPPASTLKIVTALAAKLELGDGFTFNTKLESSDSDTVISFSGDPTLLTSDLQKMLTRAQKNGLRKINGDLWLDNSAFTGYDRALGWPWDILGVCYSAPVSAISLDDNCVQASLYTQKNGKTRAYVPEHQPIQVTTRAQTVSSSTKKSRHCELGLIAKPSNHYELTGCIVDRGDKPLPLKIAVQDPERYTSKKIEHLLRKTGIVLRGKIRIGTPPDKKRQLQALHQSKPLPRLLDVMLKRSDNLIADALTKTLGAKFFIQPGSFANGTQAIKQIIFAHTGINIQSARLEDGSGLSRSNRLSAPSMAAILRYIWRNEHKLNLIAIMPKSGESGTLHYRKSMRKAPIKGQLIAKSGSIYGTYNMAGYGLDKNGQPNTVFVQFVSDYFPDKNSGKRASLPPITQFEKLFYQDVIRFSQTTANQ, encoded by the coding sequence ATGCGCTTACGTTGGCCCCTTTTCTTCATCGCTAACCTTTTCTCCTCAACAGTGCTCAGCTACCCTCATCAAGAGGTGCTTCCTAATGGAGCTCGTGTCAGCTTGGTTGCTCAAAAGCTAGACTCTCAAACTGGATTAACCGATATCAATCCCACTGATCAGCTTTTCCCACCTGCCAGTACACTAAAAATTGTTACTGCACTTGCGGCTAAACTTGAACTAGGCGATGGATTTACTTTTAACACGAAACTAGAAAGTTCAGACTCTGATACTGTTATCTCCTTTTCCGGTGACCCGACCCTCTTAACCAGTGATCTGCAAAAAATGCTCACTCGCGCCCAAAAAAATGGCTTGAGAAAAATCAATGGTGACCTTTGGTTAGATAATAGTGCCTTCACAGGTTACGATCGTGCACTTGGTTGGCCGTGGGATATTTTGGGCGTGTGCTATAGTGCACCAGTTTCTGCAATCAGCCTTGATGATAACTGTGTTCAAGCCTCACTTTACACCCAGAAAAATGGTAAAACCCGAGCTTATGTTCCTGAGCACCAACCGATTCAAGTCACCACTCGCGCACAAACCGTCTCAAGTAGTACAAAGAAAAGCCGTCATTGCGAACTTGGCTTAATTGCTAAGCCAAGTAATCATTATGAATTAACGGGTTGTATCGTTGATAGAGGTGATAAACCTCTACCATTGAAAATAGCCGTTCAGGATCCAGAACGTTATACCAGTAAAAAAATTGAACATTTATTGAGAAAGACGGGGATTGTCCTAAGAGGAAAGATAAGAATTGGAACCCCGCCTGATAAAAAACGTCAGTTACAAGCGCTCCACCAATCTAAACCTTTACCACGGTTATTAGATGTCATGTTAAAGCGCTCCGATAACTTAATTGCCGATGCTTTAACTAAAACGCTTGGCGCAAAGTTTTTTATCCAACCAGGCAGCTTTGCTAACGGGACTCAAGCAATAAAACAGATTATCTTTGCTCATACTGGGATTAATATTCAAAGCGCTCGATTGGAGGATGGCTCAGGCTTATCACGAAGTAATCGCCTTTCTGCACCTTCAATGGCTGCGATACTGCGTTATATCTGGCGGAATGAACACAAACTTAACTTAATTGCTATCATGCCTAAATCGGGTGAATCTGGCACGCTGCACTACCGGAAAAGCATGCGTAAAGCACCGATTAAAGGGCAATTAATCGCCAAGAGTGGCTCAATCTACGGTACTTATAACATGGCAGGATATGGCCTTGATAAGAATGGGCAGCCAAACACGGTATTTGTACAGTTTGTATCAGACTACTTCCCAGATAAAAACTCTGGAAAACGAGCGTCACTCCCGCCGATAACACAATTTGAGAAGCTTTTTTATCAAGATGTAATCCGCTTCAGTCAAACAACTGCGAACCAGTAA
- the tyrS gene encoding tyrosine--tRNA ligase: protein MASIEAALAEIKRGVEELIPEEELIAKLKEGRPLRIKLGADPTAPDIHLGHTVIFNKLRLFQELGHEVTFLIGDFTAMVGDPTGKNTTRPPLSREDVIRNAETYKEQVFKILDPAKTKVQFNSEWLSELGAEGMIRLAANQTVARMLERDDFKKRYAGGQPIAIHEFMYPLLQGWDSVAMETDVELGGTDQKFNLLMGRELQKSHGQKPQAVLMMPLLVGLDGEKKMSKSANNYIGINEAPNEMFGKIMSISDDLMWNYYDLLSFRPIEEIAQFKADIEAGANPRNIKVLLAKEIIARFHSEADADAAEQEFVNRFAKNQIPDEMPEFDFEAGTPVANLLKEAGLCASTSEAMRMVKQGAAKIEGEKVADAKFAPEAGTYVFQVGKRKFARITIK from the coding sequence ATGGCGAGCATTGAAGCTGCACTGGCCGAGATTAAGCGTGGTGTCGAAGAACTGATTCCAGAAGAAGAGCTGATCGCAAAACTGAAAGAAGGCCGACCTTTACGTATAAAACTGGGTGCTGATCCAACTGCGCCTGATATTCATCTTGGCCATACGGTCATTTTTAATAAACTTCGTTTATTCCAAGAATTAGGTCATGAAGTCACCTTTTTGATTGGTGATTTTACTGCGATGGTTGGTGACCCAACGGGTAAGAATACCACTCGTCCACCACTGAGCCGTGAAGATGTAATTCGCAATGCTGAAACTTATAAAGAGCAAGTATTCAAAATTCTTGATCCAGCAAAAACAAAAGTTCAGTTTAACTCGGAGTGGTTGTCGGAACTTGGCGCTGAAGGCATGATTCGTCTTGCTGCTAACCAAACCGTTGCACGAATGTTAGAGCGTGATGATTTCAAAAAACGTTACGCAGGTGGTCAACCTATTGCTATCCATGAGTTTATGTACCCGCTTTTACAGGGATGGGACTCGGTTGCGATGGAAACGGATGTTGAGCTTGGCGGTACAGACCAAAAATTCAATCTTCTTATGGGACGTGAACTGCAAAAGTCGCATGGTCAGAAACCACAAGCTGTTTTGATGATGCCGCTTCTCGTTGGCTTGGATGGCGAGAAAAAGATGTCTAAGTCTGCCAATAACTACATTGGGATCAACGAGGCGCCAAATGAAATGTTTGGTAAGATCATGTCGATCTCTGATGACTTGATGTGGAATTACTATGATCTCCTGTCATTTAGACCAATTGAAGAAATAGCTCAATTTAAGGCAGATATTGAAGCGGGTGCTAACCCTCGTAATATCAAAGTACTACTAGCAAAAGAAATTATTGCTCGTTTCCATAGTGAAGCAGATGCAGATGCAGCAGAGCAAGAATTTGTGAACCGTTTTGCTAAGAACCAAATTCCTGACGAAATGCCGGAGTTTGATTTTGAAGCAGGCACGCCAGTTGCAAACCTACTGAAAGAAGCGGGCCTATGTGCTTCAACGTCGGAAGCCATGCGCATGGTTAAGCAAGGCGCTGCGAAGATCGAGGGTGAGAAAGTCGCGGACGCGAAGTTTGCGCCTGAGGCGGGTACTTACGTATTCCAAGTGGGTAAGCGTAAATTCGCACGTATTACTATCAAATAA
- a CDS encoding peptidoglycan DD-metalloendopeptidase family protein has translation MHSILVRLPLLHKVLIGLFGVLIIVAFFFLPDPQELDPQQKRLQVGESYPIPLSLSSPERAVPASVSKALTWKKDKVAHGESAAILFQRAGLSPRLLQELLSSNKKIKERLTRLQPGDALHFGLDENNQFVHLKLPLSTFETFYVEKQGDKYLTGVDKKQVDHQLNYAEATIKSNFWNAGIASGLNANQIMELAGIFGWDIDFALDIRKDDSFRVLYQEEVVEGEVIGRGKIIAAEFHNQGDKFTAILDEKSGKYFDENGRAMKKAFLRAPLDFRRVTSNFNPRRLHPVTGRVRPHRGTDYAAPVGTPIWAAGDGVVQKSAYNKFNGNYVFIKHSNTYITKYLHLTKRTVKTGQRVKQGQTIGTLGGTGRVTGPHLHYEFLVNGVHKNARTVKLPQAKSLTGKAKQTFLANAKVTMDKMDRFERLMAMH, from the coding sequence ATGCATTCGATTTTAGTCCGCTTACCACTGTTGCATAAAGTCCTTATCGGCTTGTTTGGTGTTCTTATCATTGTCGCTTTTTTCTTTTTGCCAGATCCGCAAGAGCTCGATCCCCAACAAAAAAGACTACAAGTCGGCGAATCTTATCCGATCCCGCTTTCTCTAAGCTCACCGGAACGGGCAGTGCCAGCATCCGTATCAAAAGCGCTTACATGGAAAAAAGACAAAGTCGCTCATGGCGAAAGTGCCGCGATTTTATTCCAGCGAGCAGGCCTCTCGCCTCGCCTTCTTCAAGAACTTCTATCATCGAATAAAAAGATCAAAGAGCGGCTGACTCGTTTGCAACCTGGAGATGCTCTGCATTTTGGTCTCGATGAAAATAATCAATTTGTCCACCTCAAACTGCCACTAAGCACGTTTGAAACTTTTTATGTCGAAAAGCAAGGCGATAAATACCTTACGGGCGTGGATAAAAAGCAAGTAGACCATCAATTGAATTATGCCGAAGCAACCATCAAATCCAACTTTTGGAATGCTGGGATAGCCTCTGGCCTAAATGCCAATCAGATTATGGAGTTAGCGGGTATCTTTGGTTGGGATATCGACTTTGCGTTAGACATTAGAAAAGATGACTCCTTTAGAGTACTTTACCAAGAAGAAGTCGTAGAAGGTGAAGTGATTGGGCGTGGAAAAATCATTGCTGCTGAATTTCACAACCAAGGTGACAAATTCACAGCCATCCTAGATGAAAAGTCTGGCAAATACTTTGATGAGAATGGACGAGCAATGAAAAAAGCCTTTCTCAGAGCACCATTGGACTTCCGTCGAGTAACCTCCAACTTCAACCCTCGCCGCCTGCACCCCGTGACAGGAAGAGTCCGGCCCCATAGAGGGACAGATTACGCAGCGCCCGTTGGCACACCAATTTGGGCCGCGGGTGATGGTGTCGTTCAAAAATCAGCCTATAACAAATTTAATGGTAACTATGTGTTTATTAAACACAGTAACACCTATATCACCAAGTATCTTCACTTAACCAAAAGAACGGTTAAAACAGGACAACGAGTCAAACAAGGTCAGACAATCGGAACATTGGGTGGCACCGGCCGCGTAACGGGGCCGCATCTACACTATGAGTTTTTGGTTAACGGTGTACATAAAAATGCGAGAACGGTAAAACTGCCACAAGCAAAATCGTTAACAGGTAAAGCCAAACAAACCTTCTTAGCCAATGCCAAAGTAACTATGGATAAAATGGACCGTTTTGAACGCTTAATGGCAATGCATTAA
- a CDS encoding efflux RND transporter permease subunit has translation MYTLIDAALSRVRTMLTLLVMILIAGVITYITIPKESSPDITIPIIYVSVGHQGISPTDAERLLVRPLEQELRSIEGVKEMTSVASEGHASVTLEFSVGVDLTSAMADVRDAVDLAKPKLPEGSDEPTVNEVTLASEEPVLTVVLYGTTPERTTVQIARALRDKLESYRQVLEVDIAGDRDDIVEIIVDPLLMESYGLDQADIYNLIALNNRVVAAGFVDTGYGRFSVKVPSVFDSLKDVLELPIKVNGKEVVTFADVATVRRSFRDPESFARLNGETAVILDIKKRAGENIIDTVDLVKLVLKEAQNRQDWPSNLQVRYTWDQSDDVKQMLTDLQNNILSAIILVVIVIIAILGVRTALLVGISIPGSFLTGLLVLSVFGLTINIVVLFALIMAVGMLVDGAIVVTEFADRRMQEGVARKEAYRDAAKRMAWPITASTATTLAAFAPLLFWPDITGEFMKYLPLTLIATLTASLVMALLFVPVIGSLIGKPQAMGATQRQEAVDLHNGKFDKATGITKFYYQTLSIAIQHPLKVLCCAFILAGGVGFTYSKAGLGVEFFPEVEPPNFTVKVRSYGDLSINEKDIVMKDIEAVMLGHDEFESVYTRTGGSDEIGQIQITPVDWQERRKIKDIIEELKQVTNQFAGVEIEYKFPDAGPPVEHDLVIEVSAQNSSIDQLDGAAKVLRYWADRNPALTNLSDTTNKEGIDWHIDIRRDDASRFSADATLVGNTVQFVTNGLKIGDYLPDDADEEVDILVRYPHDKRDIGRFDQLRVKTQSGLVPITNFADIKPDHKQDTIRRIDGRRIINIKADMAEGYNLALELPKITEQIQQLDLPTGIEFKIRGQNEEQENSSAFLQQAFLIALGVLALILITQFNSFYQAFLILSAVLFSTVGVFAGLLIFQKPFGIIMSGIGVIALAGIVVNNNIVLIDTYNQMRRRGLDKQEAILRTGVQRLRPVLLTTVTTILGLLPMVLEMNVDLINQKIEFGAPSTQWWSQLATAVAGGLAFATVLTLVLTPCLLMLGREHSREHFEAD, from the coding sequence ATGTATACGTTAATTGATGCGGCCTTATCTCGTGTTCGGACGATGCTAACTTTGCTGGTCATGATCCTTATCGCAGGTGTGATCACCTATATCACCATTCCCAAGGAGTCCAGTCCAGACATTACTATCCCGATTATTTATGTGTCTGTCGGGCACCAAGGGATATCACCTACGGATGCAGAAAGGCTTCTTGTCCGGCCGTTAGAACAAGAGCTGCGTTCGATTGAAGGCGTCAAAGAAATGACCTCAGTGGCATCGGAAGGTCATGCCTCGGTCACTTTAGAATTCAGCGTGGGCGTCGATCTCACTTCAGCAATGGCGGACGTGCGTGATGCGGTAGATTTAGCAAAACCCAAATTACCAGAAGGCAGTGATGAGCCTACGGTTAATGAGGTGACACTTGCTTCTGAAGAGCCCGTATTAACCGTTGTGCTATACGGAACAACACCAGAGCGAACGACGGTACAGATTGCTCGTGCACTTCGCGATAAGCTGGAAAGCTATCGGCAGGTGTTGGAAGTGGATATTGCTGGTGACCGTGACGATATTGTAGAAATTATTGTCGATCCACTATTAATGGAAAGCTATGGCCTAGATCAAGCGGACATTTACAACCTTATCGCTTTAAACAACCGGGTTGTTGCTGCAGGCTTTGTTGACACAGGCTATGGGCGTTTCTCAGTGAAAGTCCCTTCAGTATTTGACTCTTTGAAGGATGTTTTAGAGTTACCAATTAAGGTGAATGGTAAAGAAGTTGTGACATTCGCTGATGTGGCGACGGTGCGCCGTTCATTTCGTGATCCAGAGAGTTTTGCTCGCTTAAATGGAGAAACCGCTGTTATTTTAGATATCAAAAAGCGTGCTGGAGAAAATATTATCGACACGGTTGATTTGGTCAAACTTGTTCTTAAAGAGGCGCAAAATAGACAAGATTGGCCGTCTAATCTTCAGGTGCGGTATACCTGGGATCAATCTGATGATGTTAAACAGATGCTGACAGATCTCCAAAATAATATCTTGTCCGCGATTATTCTGGTTGTGATCGTCATTATTGCAATTTTAGGCGTTCGTACAGCATTGCTTGTTGGTATTTCAATTCCCGGTTCATTTCTTACCGGACTATTGGTGCTGTCAGTATTTGGGCTGACGATTAATATTGTGGTTCTTTTCGCTCTTATTATGGCTGTAGGGATGCTGGTGGATGGGGCCATTGTTGTCACCGAATTTGCTGACCGACGAATGCAAGAGGGGGTGGCGCGCAAAGAAGCCTACCGTGATGCAGCGAAACGTATGGCGTGGCCGATAACCGCTTCCACCGCAACGACACTTGCGGCTTTCGCGCCACTTTTATTTTGGCCAGATATCACCGGTGAGTTTATGAAATACTTACCGCTAACATTAATTGCGACTCTCACCGCCTCCTTGGTCATGGCATTACTTTTTGTCCCTGTTATTGGCAGTTTAATTGGAAAACCGCAAGCGATGGGGGCGACGCAACGACAAGAAGCGGTTGACCTGCATAACGGTAAGTTCGATAAGGCAACAGGAATCACCAAGTTTTATTATCAAACTTTATCGATAGCGATACAGCACCCTCTAAAAGTACTGTGTTGTGCCTTTATACTGGCAGGAGGCGTTGGGTTTACCTACAGTAAGGCCGGACTTGGTGTCGAGTTTTTTCCTGAAGTGGAACCACCGAACTTTACTGTAAAAGTTCGTTCATACGGTGATCTATCGATTAACGAAAAAGATATCGTGATGAAAGATATTGAAGCGGTGATGTTAGGGCATGATGAGTTTGAAAGCGTCTATACACGCACTGGGGGCAGTGACGAAATTGGTCAAATTCAAATAACCCCTGTTGATTGGCAAGAGCGCCGCAAGATAAAAGACATTATTGAAGAATTGAAACAGGTCACTAACCAGTTTGCTGGTGTTGAAATTGAATATAAATTTCCAGACGCAGGCCCCCCTGTTGAGCATGATTTAGTGATAGAAGTATCTGCTCAAAACTCCAGCATCGACCAGTTAGATGGGGCGGCAAAGGTGCTGCGTTATTGGGCAGATAGAAACCCAGCTTTAACCAACCTAAGTGATACCACGAACAAAGAGGGTATTGATTGGCATATTGATATTCGTCGTGATGATGCCTCTCGATTTTCCGCAGATGCAACCTTGGTTGGTAATACCGTTCAGTTTGTGACCAATGGCTTAAAGATTGGTGATTATTTACCTGATGATGCTGATGAAGAAGTGGACATATTAGTTCGTTACCCACATGACAAGCGCGATATCGGTCGCTTTGATCAATTACGTGTTAAAACGCAAAGTGGGTTAGTTCCCATTACTAACTTTGCTGATATTAAGCCTGACCATAAACAAGACACGATTCGACGAATTGACGGTCGAAGGATCATCAATATCAAAGCTGATATGGCTGAAGGATATAACTTAGCGCTTGAATTGCCTAAGATTACTGAGCAGATTCAGCAGCTCGATTTACCGACTGGAATTGAATTTAAGATTCGAGGGCAGAACGAAGAGCAAGAAAACTCGTCGGCATTTCTACAACAAGCATTTCTCATTGCTCTTGGCGTCCTGGCGTTGATCCTGATTACTCAATTCAACAGTTTTTACCAAGCTTTTTTGATTTTAAGTGCGGTTCTATTTTCTACGGTCGGTGTGTTTGCTGGGCTACTGATCTTTCAAAAACCGTTTGGCATCATTATGTCTGGGATTGGTGTGATTGCGCTAGCAGGTATCGTTGTGAACAATAATATTGTATTGATCGATACCTATAATCAGATGCGTCGACGAGGCTTAGACAAGCAAGAAGCGATTCTTCGTACTGGCGTACAGCGTTTAAGACCAGTATTGCTCACGACCGTCACCACGATTTTGGGTTTATTGCCAATGGTATTGGAGATGAACGTCGATCTAATTAATCAAAAGATTGAATTTGGCGCCCCGAGCACGCAATGGTGGTCACAATTAGCGACCGCCGTTGCTGGTGGCCTTGCTTTTGCTACCGTACTCACTTTGGTTTTGACCCCTTGTTTATTGATGTTAGGGCGAGAACACAGCCGCGAGCATTTTGAAGCTGACTAA
- a CDS encoding efflux RND transporter periplasmic adaptor subunit, with protein sequence MSIASLRQHFAERPWLASLVFIIGLVAWLSLGQLQAEEPSSSVATSSESLPVAKVVYDTFKAQPTHKTIELYGRTAPNRQVKLAAEIAGKVIRLDVKKGLAVKKGQVIAKIDERDLDSQLRRAQSLLSVKEKEFKAAQSLRKRGLQGEVAFATAEAALIDARANLTNVQTALGNTTIKAPFNGILDDRFVEVGDFVAVGDPVATVIDLDKLVIEADVSERHIQSLRSGQHAEVRTIDQVQHQGNVRYMSRISSPATNTFPIEIEIDNPNGTTPAGMSAEVVLALDQIPAIKVTAAMLALDEQGNLGIKTLRDGRVHFVPIQLVKAEEDGVWLTGLGEQVDIIVLGQGFARDGDIVAATKANHESTTTANTQ encoded by the coding sequence ATGTCTATCGCTTCTCTTCGGCAGCACTTCGCTGAACGGCCGTGGCTGGCTTCTCTCGTTTTTATCATTGGACTCGTGGCATGGTTGTCTTTAGGTCAGCTTCAAGCCGAAGAACCTTCATCGTCTGTTGCTACTTCGTCTGAATCACTCCCGGTGGCCAAAGTGGTTTACGATACGTTTAAGGCGCAGCCTACTCATAAAACCATCGAGCTCTACGGCCGAACGGCACCTAATCGACAAGTCAAATTGGCAGCAGAAATCGCAGGTAAAGTTATTCGCTTAGATGTGAAGAAAGGGCTAGCGGTTAAAAAAGGGCAAGTGATCGCCAAGATTGATGAGCGTGATCTAGACAGTCAGCTCAGACGAGCGCAAAGTTTATTGAGTGTTAAAGAGAAAGAATTTAAAGCGGCTCAATCCTTGAGAAAACGAGGCTTGCAAGGTGAAGTGGCCTTTGCAACAGCAGAGGCAGCTTTGATTGATGCTCGCGCTAATTTAACCAATGTGCAAACCGCGCTTGGTAACACCACAATCAAAGCCCCTTTTAATGGCATATTGGATGATAGATTTGTGGAAGTTGGTGATTTTGTTGCTGTTGGCGATCCGGTAGCGACTGTTATTGACCTTGATAAATTAGTGATTGAAGCAGATGTCAGTGAACGTCATATTCAGTCTCTTCGTTCGGGTCAACATGCTGAGGTTCGTACGATTGATCAGGTACAACATCAAGGTAACGTCCGTTACATGAGCCGTATTTCTTCTCCTGCAACGAACACGTTTCCAATCGAAATTGAAATTGATAACCCTAATGGGACTACGCCAGCCGGAATGAGCGCTGAAGTGGTGTTAGCACTTGATCAGATCCCTGCCATTAAAGTAACTGCTGCGATGTTAGCGCTGGACGAACAAGGAAACTTAGGGATAAAAACGTTACGTGATGGTCGTGTTCATTTTGTTCCTATTCAACTGGTGAAAGCAGAAGAAGATGGGGTATGGTTAACGGGATTAGGTGAGCAAGTGGATATCATTGTTTTGGGGCAGGGGTTTGCTCGAGATGGCGATATTGTCGCAGCAACGAAAGCAAACCATGAGAGCACGACAACGGCGAACACTCAGTAA
- the erpA gene encoding iron-sulfur cluster insertion protein ErpA has translation MSEVNVPLSFSDAAALRVKTLIEEEENPELKLRVYITGGGCSGFQYGFTFDENVNEGDTTIENSGVTLVIDPMSLQYLIGGVVDYTEGLEGARFFVNNPNATTTCGCGASFSV, from the coding sequence GTGAGCGAAGTAAATGTACCATTGTCTTTTTCTGATGCCGCAGCATTACGCGTTAAAACGTTGATTGAAGAGGAAGAAAACCCAGAACTAAAATTGCGTGTCTACATAACAGGTGGCGGATGCAGTGGTTTTCAATACGGTTTTACCTTTGATGAGAATGTCAACGAAGGTGATACTACAATTGAAAACAGTGGCGTTACCTTGGTGATAGATCCAATGAGCCTGCAATACCTCATTGGTGGCGTGGTTGACTATACAGAAGGCCTTGAAGGGGCGAGATTCTTTGTGAACAACCCAAATGCTACCACGACCTGTGGCTGCGGTGCCTCTTTCAGTGTGTAA
- the hemL gene encoding glutamate-1-semialdehyde 2,1-aminomutase translates to MTKSSELYQKAQQTIPGGVNSPVRAFNGVGGSPLFIERADGALIFDADGKAYIDYVGSWGPMILGHNHVVIREAVIDAAQRGLSFGAPTEMEIAMAELVSELVPSMEQIRMVSSGTEATMSAIRLARGFTGRDKIMKFEGCYHGHADSLLVKAGSGALTLGQPSSPGVPADFAKHTLTATFNDLDSVRELFAANKGEIACIIVEPVAGNMNCIPPVEGFHEGLREICDQEGALLIFDEVMTGFRVALGGAQAHYNIKPDLTTLGKVIGGGMPVGAFGGRKEVMQYVAPTGPVYQAGTLSGNPVAMAAGFACLNLLKQEGNEKRLAAKTKQLAEGFKVLAEKHGIPMVVNQVGGMFGFFFTDQEVITCYEDVAKCDIERFKRFFHLMLNHGVYLAPSAFEASFTSLAHGSKEIDATLEAADRCFAILAEESK, encoded by the coding sequence ATGACCAAATCATCCGAGCTATACCAAAAAGCTCAGCAAACCATTCCTGGTGGCGTCAACTCACCAGTTCGTGCTTTTAATGGAGTGGGTGGCTCTCCACTATTTATTGAACGTGCCGATGGTGCCTTAATTTTTGATGCCGATGGTAAAGCCTATATCGACTATGTTGGCTCTTGGGGTCCCATGATCCTTGGCCACAACCATGTCGTGATCCGTGAAGCTGTGATTGATGCCGCTCAACGCGGTCTCAGCTTTGGCGCACCAACAGAAATGGAAATCGCCATGGCTGAACTTGTTTCAGAGCTAGTCCCTTCTATGGAACAAATTCGCATGGTCAGCTCTGGTACTGAAGCTACCATGAGTGCAATCCGTCTAGCACGTGGCTTTACGGGTCGCGACAAGATCATGAAATTTGAAGGCTGCTACCATGGCCATGCTGATAGCTTACTCGTCAAAGCAGGTTCCGGCGCGTTAACCCTAGGTCAACCAAGTTCACCTGGTGTCCCTGCTGATTTTGCTAAGCATACTCTAACAGCAACATTTAACGATCTCGATTCAGTACGTGAGCTTTTTGCAGCAAACAAAGGTGAAATCGCATGTATCATCGTTGAACCAGTAGCGGGCAATATGAACTGTATCCCTCCAGTAGAAGGGTTCCACGAAGGTCTGCGCGAAATCTGTGATCAAGAAGGCGCACTACTGATTTTTGATGAAGTTATGACAGGCTTCCGTGTGGCTCTGGGTGGCGCACAAGCTCACTACAACATCAAACCAGACCTAACAACGCTAGGTAAAGTAATCGGTGGTGGTATGCCTGTGGGGGCTTTCGGTGGCCGTAAAGAAGTCATGCAATACGTTGCGCCAACAGGTCCAGTTTACCAAGCAGGGACACTTTCAGGTAATCCTGTAGCTATGGCTGCGGGCTTTGCATGTTTGAACCTTCTTAAACAGGAAGGTAATGAAAAACGTCTTGCAGCTAAAACAAAACAGCTTGCCGAAGGCTTCAAAGTGCTGGCTGAAAAACACGGAATACCAATGGTAGTAAACCAAGTTGGTGGCATGTTCGGCTTCTTCTTTACTGACCAAGAAGTCATCACTTGCTACGAAGACGTGGCCAAGTGTGACATCGAGCGCTTCAAACGTTTCTTCCACCTCATGCTAAATCATGGTGTCTACCTTGCCCCATCAGCATTCGAAGCAAGCTTCACGTCTCTGGCTCATGGCTCAAAAGAGATTGACGCAACACTAGAAGCCGCCGATCGTTGTTTCGCGATTCTAGCAGAAGAATCTAAGTAA
- a CDS encoding AI-2E family transporter yields the protein MQNNLKINSSHRVLVAALLGAGLACYFLVEPYINSIVMAFILSLLMFPIHGWIEQKLPRHKNVVSLLSCIVLTFIIVIPLLFVFAALVQQGSVFSQNTYKWVASGGIQDVFQHPWVVKGLAFINEYLPFDKIEPKEIAEKVGQFATTFGTNLVAISAKILGDATNFLMDFFLMLFVLFFLLRDHDKIISAIRHILPLSRSQEDKILTEIEQVSKSAVMGSFLTAIAQGFAGGFGMWVAGFPGLFWGTMIGFASFIPVVGTALIWIPAATYLFLTGDTTWAIFLTIWSIVVVGSIDNLLRPLLMQNGAGMNTLMIFFSLLGGIHLFGLIGLIYGPLIFAITMVLFNIYEEEFKDFLDEQDNS from the coding sequence ATGCAAAATAATCTAAAAATCAATTCAAGCCACCGAGTCCTTGTCGCGGCATTACTCGGTGCAGGTTTAGCTTGTTATTTCTTGGTAGAGCCTTACATCAACTCTATCGTCATGGCATTTATTCTCTCTCTCCTCATGTTCCCTATTCATGGTTGGATAGAACAAAAGTTACCACGGCATAAAAATGTGGTTTCATTACTGTCTTGCATTGTACTCACCTTTATTATTGTGATCCCGCTACTCTTCGTCTTTGCGGCTTTAGTTCAACAAGGTTCGGTTTTTTCACAAAACACCTATAAATGGGTTGCCAGTGGTGGTATTCAAGATGTTTTTCAACACCCTTGGGTTGTCAAAGGGTTAGCATTCATCAATGAATACCTCCCATTTGATAAAATTGAACCAAAAGAAATTGCAGAAAAGGTTGGCCAGTTTGCAACAACATTTGGAACAAACCTTGTTGCTATCAGTGCAAAAATTCTGGGTGACGCTACGAACTTCTTGATGGACTTTTTCTTAATGCTGTTCGTGTTATTCTTTTTATTACGCGATCACGATAAGATCATTTCAGCTATTCGACACATCTTGCCCCTTTCACGCAGCCAAGAAGACAAGATTCTTACTGAAATAGAACAAGTCTCAAAATCAGCGGTAATGGGCTCATTTTTAACCGCCATTGCACAAGGTTTTGCTGGCGGATTCGGCATGTGGGTTGCTGGCTTTCCTGGCTTATTTTGGGGGACGATGATCGGTTTTGCTTCTTTCATTCCAGTGGTTGGAACTGCTTTAATTTGGATCCCAGCAGCGACTTACTTATTCCTTACTGGTGACACTACTTGGGCAATTTTCCTGACGATTTGGAGTATTGTCGTAGTCGGCTCCATCGATAATTTACTCCGCCCGCTTTTAATGCAAAACGGGGCAGGCATGAATACATTAATGATCTTTTTTTCGCTCTTAGGCGGAATTCATTTATTCGGCTTGATCGGCTTAATCTACGGGCCTTTGATCTTTGCTATCACTATGGTGCTGTTTAATATCTACGAAGAGGAATTTAAAGACTTCCTCGATGAACAAGACAACAGCTAA